From Parus major isolate Abel chromosome 1A, Parus_major1.1, whole genome shotgun sequence, the proteins below share one genomic window:
- the SSTR3 gene encoding somatostatin receptor type 3: MDTSAFSLPTPAVLEEGNASSSWAGFTTLNSSSTDSPGVVVSGVLIPVVYLIVCVVGLAGNSLVIYVVLRHSVSESVTNVYILNLALADELFMLGLPFLAAQNALSYWPFGSFMCRLVMAVDAINQFTSIFCLTVMSVDRYLAVVHPGKSSKWRTARVAKAVSVTVWVLSSIVVLPVVVFSDVPLGMSTCHIQWPEPASVWRAGFIVYTATLGFFGPLLVICLCYLLIVVKVRSSGRRVRALSSKHKLSERRVTRMVVTVVAVFVLCWLPFYVLNIINVVCPLPEEPSLFGVYFLVVVLPYANSCANPIIYGFLSYRFKQGFRRAIFRPSRRVQSQEVPACPPEKFDDEREEGEISKITQNGNERQERPLSSGEGKSNEQKPLPEEPAGCEKSNKLHVSYL, from the coding sequence ATGGACACTTCTGCTTTTAGCCTCCCCACGCCGGCAGTGTTGGAGGAGGGGAATGCCTCCAGTAGCTGGGCAGGCTTCACTACCCTCAACAGCTCCTCCACCGACAGCCCTGGTGTGGTTGTCAGCGGTGTCCTCATCCCCGTGGTCTACCTCATTGTCTGTGTggtggggctggctgggaatTCCCTGGTCATTTATGTGGTCCTGCGGCACTCCGTGAGCGAGTCGGTGACCAACGTGTACATCTTGAACCTGGCCCTGGCTGACGAGCTCTTCATGCTGGGCCTGCCCTTCCTGGCTGCGCAGAATGCCCTGTCCTACTGGCCATTTGGTTCTTTCATGTGCCGCCTGGTGATGGCCGTGGATGCCATCAACCAGTTCACCAGCATCTTCTGCCTGACGGTGATGAGCGTTGACCGCTACCTGGCTGTGGTCCACCCAGGGAAGTCCTCCAAATGGAGGACAGCACGGGTGGCCAAGGCCGTGAGTGTAACCGTGTGGGTGTTGTCTTCCATAGTGGTGCTGCCCGTGGTTGTCTTCTCAGATGTCCCTTTAGGGATGAGTACATGCCACATCCAGTGGCCAGAGCCTGCCTCGGTGTGGAGAGCTGGCTTCATTGTCTACACTGCTACCCTGGGCTTCTTTGGACCACTCTTGGTGATTTGCCTCTGCTATCTCCTGATTGTTGTGAAGGTTCGCTCCTCTGGCAGGCGGGTGAGGGCTCTGTCCTCCAAGCACAAGCTTTCAGAGCGCAGAGTGACCCGCATGGTGGTGACTGTGGTGGCTGTCTTCGTCCTCTGCTGGCTTCCCTTCTACGTCCTCAACATAATCAATGTTGTCTGCCCGCTGCCAGAGGAGCCGTCCCTCTTTGGAGTCTACTTCCTCGTGGTGGTGCTGCCGTATGCCAACAGCTGCGCCAATCCCATCATCTACGGCTTCCTCTCCTACCGCTTCAAGCAGGGCTTCCGCAGGGCCATCTTCAGGCCGTCCCGCCGAGTCCAGAGCCAGGAGGTGCCAGCATGCCCCCCAGAGAAGTTTGATGACGAAAGGGAAGAGGGTGAGATCAGCAAGATCACCCAAAATGGAAATGAGAGGCAGGAGCGCCCTCTAAGCAGcggagaaggaaaaagcaatgaGCAAAAACCGCTCCCCGAGGAGCCTGCGGGATGTGAAAAGAGCAACAAGTTGCATGTCAGTTATTTATGA
- the C1QTNF6 gene encoding complement C1q tumor necrosis factor-related protein 6: protein MDITYLRTSLTFLFLPLVVFGAPADEPNLTEPGPGACKRCCDSLDSSTDTPPVPPSHHHFPYPVPEVRPYINITILKGEKGDRGEPGMPGKWGKEGPRGERGAQGQKGSKGQMGTAGDPCKHQYAAFSVGRKKALHSSEGFQVLIFDTVFVNLYSHFDMFNGKFYCSVGGLYYFSLNVHTWNFKETYMHIMHNEEEAVILYAQPSDRSIMQSQSLMLELQENDEIWVRLYKRERENAIYSDDVDVYITFSGYLVKPSIE from the exons ATGGACATAACCTACCTGCGCACATCCCTGaccttcctttttctccctcttgttGTGTTTGGGGCACCCGCTGATGAACCCAACCTCACAGAACCAGGCCCTGGTGCTTGCAAGCGCTGTTGTGACTCACTGGACTCTTCCACAGATACCCCACCAGTCCCTCCCAGCCACCACCACTTTCCCTACCCAGTGCCAGAGGTCCGTCCCTATATCAACATCACCATTCTGAAGG gagagaaaggagatCGGGGAGAGCCTGGGATGCCAGGGAAATGGGGCAAAGAAGGACCACGAGGCGAGCGGGGCGCCCAGGGCCAGAAAGGCAGTAAAGGACAGATGGGCACAGCGGGAGACCCCTGCAAGCATCAGTACGCTGCGTTCTCCGTCGGTCGCAAGAAAGCGCTGCACAGCAGCGAGGGCTTCCAGGTCTTGATCTTTGACACCGTCTTTGTCAACCTCTACAGCCACTTCGACATGTTCAATGGCAAGTTCTACTGCTCAGTGGGCGGACTTTACTATTTCAGCCTCAATGTCCACACCTGGAACTTCAAGGAGACCTACATGCACATCATGCACAACGAAGAAGAGGCGGTCATCCTGTATGCCCAACCCAGCGACCGCAGCATCATGCAGAGCCAGAGCCTgatgctggagctccaggaaaaTGATGAGATCTGGGTGAGGCTCTACAAGCGGGAGCGGGAGAATGCCATTTACAGTGATGATGTTGATGTGTACATCACCTTCAGCGGGTACTTGGTCAAGCCCAGCATTGAATAA